The Elaeis guineensis isolate ETL-2024a chromosome 13, EG11, whole genome shotgun sequence genome includes a region encoding these proteins:
- the LOC140853262 gene encoding diacylglycerol kinase 1-like isoform X1 translates to MIPLSYRKMNWFKEKFRVFLPKWGNDSSDMAEFWFSFVSYITTVFIGILTLTYAFSIWRHNTSLSWMKTIARSKKNPKTRHKVPVSAHVWSIESGSRAKGLKCCACLESLSPPQPLGQMMTLDNYIHRCDVCGAAAHMMCSSSAQKDCKSVSMIGYKHVIHQWTVQWTEVADRPEETPCCSYCEEPCSGSFLGGSPVWSCMWCQRLVHVDCHSSMANETGDICDLGPFKRLVLSPLFVKDLSSTGAGGFLRSITHGANELASTVRGHINRSQSKKYKQDCELPSDSANSNSTNDTSTERTIDTYLTSNGSHGNGEYCNGVADVGDQQQSSESVCKGEMKAVPSRTVSFTQGDDSQILGTKQRYELIDLPPDARPLLVFINKKSGGQRGESLRHRLHILLNPIQVSELSSTQGPEAGLFLFRKVPHFRILVCGGDGTVGWVLDAIDKQNYESPPPVAILPAGTGNDLARVLAWGGGLGAIERQGGLCTVLHHVEHAAVTILDRWKVAIEDSLSKTVQPPKFMNNYLGIGCDAKVALDIHNLREENPEKFHSQFLNKMLYAREGAKSIMDRTFADLPWQIRLEVDGVEVEIPEDAEGVLVANIGSYMGGVDLWQNEDESYDNFDPQSMHDKMLEVVSIKGTWHLGKLQVGLSRAWRLAQGQSIKIQLFAPFPVQVDGEPWFQRPCTLVISHHGQAFMLRRAAEEPLGHAAAIITDVLENAETSRVITASQKRALLQEMALKLS, encoded by the exons ATGATACCACTAAGCTACCGAAAAATGAATTGGTTTAAAGAGAAATTCAGGGTGTTCCTTCCCAAATGGGGAAATGATTCTTCTGACATGGCAGAATTTtggttttcctttgtttcttatatAACAACCGTGTTTATTGGAATCTTAACATTAACATATGCTTTCTCCATATGGAGGCATAATACCAGTTTAAGCTGGATGAAGACTATAGCAAGGTCAAAGAAGAATCCAAAAACAAGGCATAAAGTTCCAGTTTCTGCTCATGTTTGGAGCATAGAATCTGGTTCTCGTGCAAAAGGTCTGAAGTGTTGTGCATGTTTAGAATCACTTTCACCACCTCAACCTCTTGGACAGATGATGACTTTGGATAACTACATACACCGCTGTGATGTTTGTGGTGCAGCTGCGCACATGATGTGCTCTTCAAGTGCACAAAAAGATTGCAAATCTGTTTCcatgattggttataaacatGTAATCCACCAATGGACTGTTCAGTGGACTGAAGTAGCAGATCGACCTGAAGAAACTCCTTGTTGTAGTTATTGTGAAGAACCTTGCAGTGGATCCTTTCTTGGTGGCTCTCCTGTTTGGTCCTGTATGTGGTGTCAACGGCTAGTGCATGTGGATTGTCACTCAAGCATGGCTAATGAAACAGGTGATATTTGTGACCTTGGACCGTTTAAACGCCTTGTTCTATCACCTCTCTTTGTAAAAGATTTGAGCAGTACGGGAGCAGGTGGTTTTTTGAGATCTATAACACATGGTGCAAATGAATTGGCATCTACTGTACGAGGACATATTAACAGGAGCCAGAGTAAAAAATATAAGCAGGACTGTGAACTCCCTTCTGATTCAGCTAATAGCAATAGTACCAATGACACCTCTACAGAAAGAACCATAGATACTTATCTAACATCTAATGGCTCCCATGGTAATGGAGAATATTGTAATGGGGTTGCTGATGTTGGCGACCAGCAACAAAGTAGCGAAAGTGTCTGCAAGGGGGAGATGAAGGCAGTACCAAGCAGAACTGTATCATTCACTCAAGGTGATGATTCTCAGATATTAGGAACCAAACAAAGGTATGAACTGATTGATTTGCCTCCCGATGCTAGACCACTCCTAGTTTTCATCAACAAAAAAAGTGGTGGCCAGCGAGGAGAATCACTCAGGCACCGTTTACACATTCTCCTAAATCCAATACAG GTATCTGAGTTGAGTTCAACACAAGGGCCTGAGGCAGGACTATTCTTATTCAGAAAGGTACCTCACTTCAGAATTCTTGTTTGTGGTGGAGATGGTACAGTTGGTTGGGTTCTTGATGCGATAGACAAACAAAATTATGAATCCCCTCCGCCAGTTGCAATCCTTCCAGCTGGCACTGGTAATGATCTTGCAAGAGTTTTGGCATGGGGTGGTGGTCTTGGTGCTATCGAGAGACAAGGAGGTCTCTGTACAGTTTTGCACCACGTTGAGCATGCAGCAGTGACCATTCTTGATAGGTGGAAAGTAGCAATTGAAGATTCATTATCCAAGACTGTCCAACCTCCGAAATTTATGAACAATTATCTAG GGATTGGCTGCGATGCAAAGGTTGCTTTGGACATACATAATCTACGTGAAGAAAATCCTGAAAAGTTCCACAGCCAG TTCTTAAACAAAATGCTTTATGCAAGAGAAGGTGCAAAAAGCATCATGGACAGGACGTTTGCAGACTTACCTTGGCAAATCAGACTAGAGGTAGATGGAGTCGAGGTAGAAATTCCTGAG GATGCAGAAGGTGTACTTGTTGCAAATATTGGAAGTTACATGGGAGGGGTTGATTTGTGGCAGAATGAGGATGAGAGTTATGACAATTTTGATCCACAGTCAATGCATGACAAGATGCTGGAAGTTGTTAGCATCAAGGGAACATGGCATCTCGGGAAGCTTCAG GTTGGGCTTTCTCGAGCTTGGAGGTTGGCACAAGGGCAATCCATCAAGATTCAGCTTTTTGCTCCCTTCCCTGTTCAGGTGGATGGAGAACCTTGGTTTCAGCGACCTTGTACATTAGTAATATCTCATCATGGCCAG GCATTCATGTTGAGGAGAGCAGCAGAGGAGCCTCTTGGTCATGCTGCTGCCATAATAACTGATGTGCTTGAAAATGCTGAAACAAGCCGTGTGATCACTGCCTCACAGAAGAGGGCCCTCCTTCAGGAGATGGCACTAAAGCTTTCATAG
- the LOC140853262 gene encoding diacylglycerol kinase 1-like isoform X2 gives MIPLSYRKMNWFKEKFRVFLPKWGNDSSDMAEFWFSFVSYITTVFIGILTLTYAFSIWRHNTSLSWMKTIARSKKNPKTRHKVPVSAHVWSIESGSRAKGLKCCACLESLSPPQPLGQMMTLDNYIHRCDVCGAAAHMMCSSSAQKDCKSVSMIGYKHVIHQWTVQWTEVADRPEETPCCSYCEEPCSGSFLGGSPVWSCMWCQRLVHVDCHSSMANETGDICDLGPFKRLVLSPLFVKDLSSTGAGGFLRSITHGANELASTVRGHINRSQSKKYKQDCELPSDSANSNSTNDTSTERTIDTYLTSNGSHGNGEYCNGVADVGDQQQSSESVCKGEMKAVPSRTVSFTQGDDSQILGTKQRYELIDLPPDARPLLVFINKKSGGQRGESLRHRLHILLNPIQVSELSSTQGPEAGLFLFRKVPHFRILVCGGDGTVGWVLDAIDKQNYESPPPVAILPAGTGNDLARVLAWGGGLGAIERQGGLCTVLHHVEHAAVTILDRWKVAIEDSLSKTVQPPKFMNNYLGIGCDAKVALDIHNLREENPEKFHSQDAEGVLVANIGSYMGGVDLWQNEDESYDNFDPQSMHDKMLEVVSIKGTWHLGKLQVGLSRAWRLAQGQSIKIQLFAPFPVQVDGEPWFQRPCTLVISHHGQAFMLRRAAEEPLGHAAAIITDVLENAETSRVITASQKRALLQEMALKLS, from the exons ATGATACCACTAAGCTACCGAAAAATGAATTGGTTTAAAGAGAAATTCAGGGTGTTCCTTCCCAAATGGGGAAATGATTCTTCTGACATGGCAGAATTTtggttttcctttgtttcttatatAACAACCGTGTTTATTGGAATCTTAACATTAACATATGCTTTCTCCATATGGAGGCATAATACCAGTTTAAGCTGGATGAAGACTATAGCAAGGTCAAAGAAGAATCCAAAAACAAGGCATAAAGTTCCAGTTTCTGCTCATGTTTGGAGCATAGAATCTGGTTCTCGTGCAAAAGGTCTGAAGTGTTGTGCATGTTTAGAATCACTTTCACCACCTCAACCTCTTGGACAGATGATGACTTTGGATAACTACATACACCGCTGTGATGTTTGTGGTGCAGCTGCGCACATGATGTGCTCTTCAAGTGCACAAAAAGATTGCAAATCTGTTTCcatgattggttataaacatGTAATCCACCAATGGACTGTTCAGTGGACTGAAGTAGCAGATCGACCTGAAGAAACTCCTTGTTGTAGTTATTGTGAAGAACCTTGCAGTGGATCCTTTCTTGGTGGCTCTCCTGTTTGGTCCTGTATGTGGTGTCAACGGCTAGTGCATGTGGATTGTCACTCAAGCATGGCTAATGAAACAGGTGATATTTGTGACCTTGGACCGTTTAAACGCCTTGTTCTATCACCTCTCTTTGTAAAAGATTTGAGCAGTACGGGAGCAGGTGGTTTTTTGAGATCTATAACACATGGTGCAAATGAATTGGCATCTACTGTACGAGGACATATTAACAGGAGCCAGAGTAAAAAATATAAGCAGGACTGTGAACTCCCTTCTGATTCAGCTAATAGCAATAGTACCAATGACACCTCTACAGAAAGAACCATAGATACTTATCTAACATCTAATGGCTCCCATGGTAATGGAGAATATTGTAATGGGGTTGCTGATGTTGGCGACCAGCAACAAAGTAGCGAAAGTGTCTGCAAGGGGGAGATGAAGGCAGTACCAAGCAGAACTGTATCATTCACTCAAGGTGATGATTCTCAGATATTAGGAACCAAACAAAGGTATGAACTGATTGATTTGCCTCCCGATGCTAGACCACTCCTAGTTTTCATCAACAAAAAAAGTGGTGGCCAGCGAGGAGAATCACTCAGGCACCGTTTACACATTCTCCTAAATCCAATACAG GTATCTGAGTTGAGTTCAACACAAGGGCCTGAGGCAGGACTATTCTTATTCAGAAAGGTACCTCACTTCAGAATTCTTGTTTGTGGTGGAGATGGTACAGTTGGTTGGGTTCTTGATGCGATAGACAAACAAAATTATGAATCCCCTCCGCCAGTTGCAATCCTTCCAGCTGGCACTGGTAATGATCTTGCAAGAGTTTTGGCATGGGGTGGTGGTCTTGGTGCTATCGAGAGACAAGGAGGTCTCTGTACAGTTTTGCACCACGTTGAGCATGCAGCAGTGACCATTCTTGATAGGTGGAAAGTAGCAATTGAAGATTCATTATCCAAGACTGTCCAACCTCCGAAATTTATGAACAATTATCTAG GGATTGGCTGCGATGCAAAGGTTGCTTTGGACATACATAATCTACGTGAAGAAAATCCTGAAAAGTTCCACAGCCAG GATGCAGAAGGTGTACTTGTTGCAAATATTGGAAGTTACATGGGAGGGGTTGATTTGTGGCAGAATGAGGATGAGAGTTATGACAATTTTGATCCACAGTCAATGCATGACAAGATGCTGGAAGTTGTTAGCATCAAGGGAACATGGCATCTCGGGAAGCTTCAG GTTGGGCTTTCTCGAGCTTGGAGGTTGGCACAAGGGCAATCCATCAAGATTCAGCTTTTTGCTCCCTTCCCTGTTCAGGTGGATGGAGAACCTTGGTTTCAGCGACCTTGTACATTAGTAATATCTCATCATGGCCAG GCATTCATGTTGAGGAGAGCAGCAGAGGAGCCTCTTGGTCATGCTGCTGCCATAATAACTGATGTGCTTGAAAATGCTGAAACAAGCCGTGTGATCACTGCCTCACAGAAGAGGGCCCTCCTTCAGGAGATGGCACTAAAGCTTTCATAG